Proteins co-encoded in one Prunus persica cultivar Lovell chromosome G6, Prunus_persica_NCBIv2, whole genome shotgun sequence genomic window:
- the LOC109949773 gene encoding uncharacterized protein LOC109949773, with product MSWWRSASAFRSPMGWAPRSLLRWWPELSLSIVDDVVWPLVTAFESVALVSMLFFFFVFCGCTV from the coding sequence atgTCCTGGTGGCGGTCCGCGTCAGCATTCAGGTCGCCGATGGGGTGGGCCCCGCGGAGCCTGCTGAGGTGGTGGCCGGAGCTGAGCCTGTCGATCGTGGACGACGTCGTTTGGCCGCTGGTAACGGCGTTCGAGTCCGTGGCCTTGGTCTCGatgctcttctttttcttcgtcTTCTGCGGATGCACTGTGTGA